In the Oscillospiraceae bacterium genome, GGCGAGGATTGGGGCAAGCCGGGCGCGGTTTGCCAGCTGCTGGACGAGCTGCAGGCCATCGACGGCATCCGCTGGATCCGCGTGCTGTATGCCTATCCTGAACGTATCACCGATGAATTTATCGCCGCGCTGGTCCGCAACACCAAGGTGGTGCCGTACCTGGACCTGCCCATCCAGCATTGCGACGACGCTGTGCTGAAGGCGATGAACCGCCGCGGCGGCCGCAAGGAAATTGAGGACGCCATCCACCGCCTGCGCAAGGCCATCCCCGGCATCACGCTGCGCACCACGCTGATCGCGGGCTTCCCCGGCGAGACCGAGGAGCAGTACGCCGAGCTGTGCGACTTTGTCAAGACGATGAAGTTTGACCGCTTGGGCTGCTTTGCCTACTCGGCCGAGGAAAACACCGTGGCCGCCAAGATGGACGGCCAACTGGACGAGGAGACCAAACAGCGCCGCGCGGACCATATCATGGAACTGCAGGCCGAAGTCAGCGCCGAGCGCGAAGGCGAAAAGGTCGGCCAAACGCTGGAATGTGTCTGCGACGGTGTGGACGACGAGACCGGCATGTATCTGCTGCGCTCCAAGGCCGATTGCCCGGAGATCGACGGCAACGTGCTGACCCCCGCTGATACCCCGCTGGAGACCGGCGCGTTCTATAACGTGACCATCACTGACTCTGACACTTACGACCTGTACGGCTACGTGGAAGAAAAGCTGGAGGACTAAGGTATGAATCTGCCCAATAAACTTACAATGATGCGTGTTGTTTTGGTACCGGTGTTTATGGTATTTGCCGCACTGGCCCAATATGGCACAGCGGATTTTAACGCAACCTTCTCGCTGGTAGCGGGCATTATCTTCACCGTGGCCAGCATCACCGATTTTCTGGACGGTTATATTGCCCGGAAAAACCATCTGGTCACCGATTTTGGCAAGTTCATGGACCCGCTGGCCGATAAGTGCCTGACCACCGCCGCCTTTATTTATATGGTGGTGGATGGTGTATGCTCGCCCATTGTGCTGGCCGTGATCTTGTTCCGCGAGTTTGCGGTGGCAGGTGTGCGGATGATTGCCGCCGAGACGGGCACGGTGATTGCCGCCAATATGTGGGGCAAGGTCAAGACCGTGCTGCAGATGTTGACCATCATCTTCTATTACTTTGCCGCTGCGCTGGCCGGGCCTACCGATGTGGGCGTGGTCAGCCTGGTGACCGTGGTGCTGTGCTGGCTGTGCGGCGCGGCCACGCTGCTGTCCGGCTGCATCTACCTGTGGCAGAACCGCCAGCTGTTTATGCAGGCAAAGTAATACCTTTGCTGCTGCAGGGGCGGATGCTCGCATCGACCCCTACAATAGGGAGCGGCTGAATCCAACCATCAAGGAGCTATTGTTTTGCAAAAATCAACACTCCAAACAAAACTGCATAATTTTTACGGCAGGATGACCCGTGCAGAGCGGGCCGTCCTGCTTCTGTTGTGTATCTTTGCCGTTAAATTTGTGTGCAGCACCGTGGCGCACTTTGTGCCCGCGCTGCAGGGCATTGATATGCTGGGCAGCGGGCGGCACCCGGTGGATGTCTGGCTGCTGCTGCTCTCCTGCACGGCGGTGCTGGGCACCTGGTGCCTTTACCGCCGCGCGGCCAAAGCACTGGATGCCCGGCTGACGAAGTTCGACGCCGTGGTGCTGGCCATCTGCATCGCGGCCAGCGCCGCCTTTTACCTGCACGCTATGGTGGGGCGGCAAAG is a window encoding:
- the rimO gene encoding 30S ribosomal protein S12 methylthiotransferase RimO, translated to MKIAIISLGCPKNQVDADVFCHALIKDGHTTVADPAEADIIIINTCGFIESAKAEAIENILMACQYKQQNPDLKVVVTGCLAERYKQQIVQEIPEVDAVVGIGSNAALPAIVRRLCAAGAGQIESYGPKTDMQLGGARVISTPRHYAYLKIAEGCNNRCHYCAIPLIRGPLRSREIKDCVAEARWLAGEGVKELILVAQDPTAYGEDWGKPGAVCQLLDELQAIDGIRWIRVLYAYPERITDEFIAALVRNTKVVPYLDLPIQHCDDAVLKAMNRRGGRKEIEDAIHRLRKAIPGITLRTTLIAGFPGETEEQYAELCDFVKTMKFDRLGCFAYSAEENTVAAKMDGQLDEETKQRRADHIMELQAEVSAEREGEKVGQTLECVCDGVDDETGMYLLRSKADCPEIDGNVLTPADTPLETGAFYNVTITDSDTYDLYGYVEEKLED
- the pgsA gene encoding CDP-diacylglycerol--glycerol-3-phosphate 3-phosphatidyltransferase is translated as MNLPNKLTMMRVVLVPVFMVFAALAQYGTADFNATFSLVAGIIFTVASITDFLDGYIARKNHLVTDFGKFMDPLADKCLTTAAFIYMVVDGVCSPIVLAVILFREFAVAGVRMIAAETGTVIAANMWGKVKTVLQMLTIIFYYFAAALAGPTDVGVVSLVTVVLCWLCGAATLLSGCIYLWQNRQLFMQAK